The Planococcus liqunii genome includes a region encoding these proteins:
- a CDS encoding nucleoside hydrolase, whose protein sequence is MAIPVMIDCDPGIDDVMALTLAFARPELDVKLITTEAGNQTQAKTVANALAFASYLGQDVEIAQGLDRPMFKALEIAAEVHGDSGLGDVEFPEPVLKLSSRTAIEAMKQVLMASPEPVVLIATGPLTNVGALLFAHPEVKPKIKFISYMGGAAVGGNMTPTAEFNVYVDPHAADLVFRSGVPIVMSGLDVTHKAYVTLEEVKELERTGSDFALKVAAMMRFYVKQAKQTAFHPRDFEKCIRLHDLCAVSYVVTPELFEGDDCCVQIETQGRLTAGTTIVDYAQRSGKAANAKVLHTVDREKFVAQFFDAVEKMGMIAMTHSERGKKS, encoded by the coding sequence ATGGCGATACCTGTAATGATCGACTGCGATCCGGGAATTGATGACGTGATGGCGCTGACATTGGCTTTCGCGCGTCCCGAATTGGATGTCAAACTGATCACGACAGAAGCGGGAAATCAAACGCAAGCAAAAACAGTGGCCAATGCTTTGGCGTTTGCCAGCTATTTAGGCCAGGACGTGGAAATCGCCCAAGGTTTGGACCGGCCGATGTTTAAAGCGCTGGAAATTGCGGCCGAGGTACACGGCGACAGCGGACTTGGGGATGTGGAGTTTCCAGAACCCGTGCTCAAATTAAGCAGCCGGACGGCCATTGAAGCGATGAAACAAGTATTGATGGCAAGCCCTGAACCGGTTGTCCTGATTGCCACGGGCCCGTTGACCAATGTCGGCGCATTGCTGTTTGCGCATCCGGAAGTGAAACCGAAGATAAAATTCATTTCGTATATGGGAGGCGCAGCAGTGGGCGGCAATATGACGCCGACGGCGGAATTTAATGTTTACGTGGATCCGCATGCCGCTGATTTGGTGTTTCGTTCTGGCGTTCCAATCGTGATGAGCGGCTTGGACGTAACACATAAAGCGTATGTGACGCTCGAAGAAGTGAAAGAGCTGGAAAGAACGGGTTCGGATTTTGCTTTAAAAGTGGCGGCAATGATGCGTTTTTATGTAAAACAGGCCAAACAGACCGCTTTCCATCCAAGGGATTTCGAAAAATGTATCCGCTTACATGATTTGTGCGCGGTCTCTTATGTCGTGACGCCGGAATTATTCGAAGGAGACGATTGCTGCGTTCAAATCGAGACGCAAGGGCGTTTGACTGCCGGGACGACGATAGTCGATTATGCACAGCGCTCCGGGAAAGCAGCGAACGCGAAAGTTCTGCATACGGTTGACCGCGAAAAATTCGTTGCCCAGTTTTTTGACGCCGTAGAAAAGATGGGCATGATTGCAATGACTCATTCGGAGAGGGGGAAAAAATCATGA
- a CDS encoding ECF transporter S component — MKRSFKDDFSLMAMLLIPIGVAINIVGFQLTNVLRLPIFLDTIGTILVGVIAGPWVALLAGLITNLINAIFNPVYLPYALTSMAIGVGAGLLSKFGFFKNVPKTIISGIVITLIAVVVSAPITVLVFGGATGNTSSLITATFLASGQQLWTAVFSSSFIVEIADKVVSVLIVFFIVKGMSDRYLSKLKYGHLYMKRRNRS; from the coding sequence ATGAAACGCAGTTTTAAGGACGACTTCAGTTTAATGGCAATGCTCTTGATTCCAATCGGGGTCGCCATCAATATCGTCGGTTTTCAATTGACGAATGTGCTGCGGCTGCCGATTTTTCTGGATACGATCGGCACGATTTTAGTAGGCGTCATTGCAGGGCCATGGGTGGCTTTATTAGCTGGACTTATCACCAATTTAATCAACGCCATTTTCAATCCGGTATATTTGCCGTATGCCTTAACCTCGATGGCAATTGGTGTTGGCGCTGGCCTTCTTTCCAAATTCGGATTTTTTAAAAACGTGCCCAAAACCATCATCTCGGGCATCGTCATCACTTTGATAGCGGTCGTCGTTTCCGCACCGATTACTGTTTTGGTATTTGGCGGCGCTACAGGGAATACCTCTTCGTTGATCACGGCTACTTTCCTGGCATCTGGGCAACAACTGTGGACGGCGGTATTTTCATCGAGCTTCATCGTTGAAATAGCCGATAAAGTGGTTTCTGTGCTGATCGTCTTTTTCATTGTCAAAGGCATGTCTGACCGCTATTTGTCAAAACTGAAATACGGCCATTTGTATATGAAACGCCGAAACCGCTCGTGA
- a CDS encoding energy-coupling factor transporter transmembrane component T yields the protein MKPNALLQLHPMTKFYFSLFILAVVLIVPGYWFAFSVFLGLVAISLLAGVFKEFMGIVVKALVSVLVIVFLMQIFFFPGEQVLWRWWIFEIKQEGVYYGLILTSRILAIGSAFVLFFRMTEVRDFVKSLEDKGMPPMGAYVVLSTLQIIPEMRRQANTIMEAQKTRGVETEGSLFVRAKAFIPTLTPLILSSIAGTEERALTLESRAFSAPVKKTSLHKLAKSRADRILPILFILIILGLLVWRVVLWQTS from the coding sequence ATGAAACCGAATGCATTGCTTCAGCTTCACCCGATGACCAAATTTTATTTTTCGCTGTTTATTTTGGCGGTTGTCCTGATTGTTCCTGGCTATTGGTTTGCCTTTTCCGTATTTCTGGGATTAGTGGCCATCTCGTTGTTGGCCGGTGTTTTCAAGGAATTCATGGGCATTGTTGTGAAAGCATTGGTCAGCGTTCTCGTGATTGTCTTTCTGATGCAGATCTTTTTCTTCCCGGGCGAGCAAGTGTTGTGGCGATGGTGGATTTTTGAAATCAAACAAGAAGGCGTTTATTACGGACTCATCTTGACTTCCCGCATCTTGGCGATTGGTTCTGCATTTGTGCTGTTTTTCCGGATGACGGAAGTGCGCGATTTCGTGAAGTCGCTCGAAGACAAAGGGATGCCGCCAATGGGGGCGTATGTCGTATTGTCGACCCTTCAAATCATTCCGGAAATGCGCAGGCAAGCCAATACCATCATGGAAGCACAGAAAACAAGAGGGGTTGAAACGGAAGGGTCGCTCTTTGTGCGGGCGAAAGCATTTATTCCGACACTCACTCCGCTTATTTTGTCTTCCATTGCCGGAACGGAAGAACGCGCACTGACGCTCGAATCGCGCGCATTTTCAGCGCCGGTGAAGAAAACCAGTCTGCACAAATTGGCCAAAAGCCGCGCCGACCGGATATTGCCGATTTTATTTATTTTAATCATACTGGGCTTGCTTGTTTGGAGGGTAGTCTTATGGCAGACATCGTAA